The following are encoded in a window of Staphylococcus piscifermentans genomic DNA:
- a CDS encoding CPBP family intramembrane glutamic endopeptidase, with the protein MVLRKDKPAWRDLWLLPIALVGIFVCSAIEMLIALNFHAPFNKDTLNGVGALGQMLSYIIVLTVFYYFHYQEMPERLRAGWQYVRKHWLFLLITLLIVMGVDTLYNQLMAMLPEGIGFKETQNEESLATLFKNPAFLPFSFLFVVILAPVVEELFFRNVIIGELGKKFNYIVMGIISALAFAAMHVIGAASPFEFGSYFIIAVALVLVYFKSGKNTAATIFIHLGNNLVSFLMTVFFS; encoded by the coding sequence ATGGTTTTAAGAAAAGATAAACCCGCATGGAGAGACTTATGGTTGCTGCCTATTGCTCTAGTTGGAATATTTGTATGTTCAGCCATAGAAATGCTTATAGCTTTAAACTTCCATGCACCATTTAATAAAGATACACTCAACGGCGTAGGTGCGCTTGGGCAAATGTTGAGTTACATAATTGTATTAACTGTTTTCTATTACTTTCATTACCAAGAAATGCCTGAAAGGTTACGTGCAGGATGGCAGTACGTAAGAAAACATTGGTTGTTTTTATTAATTACGCTCCTTATTGTAATGGGAGTTGATACACTATATAACCAATTGATGGCTATGCTGCCAGAAGGTATCGGATTTAAGGAAACGCAAAATGAAGAAAGCTTGGCTACGCTGTTCAAAAATCCAGCATTTCTTCCATTCAGTTTCTTATTTGTCGTGATTCTAGCACCGGTAGTTGAAGAATTGTTTTTTAGAAATGTAATTATCGGCGAGCTAGGAAAGAAATTCAATTATATAGTGATGGGCATCATTTCTGCACTAGCTTTTGCAGCGATGCATGTTATAGGAGCTGCTTCTCCATTTGAATTTGGTTCCTACTTTATTATCGCAGTTGCACTTGTACTTGTTTATTTTAAATCTGGTAAAAATACTGCCGCCACTATTTTTATCCATCTCGGAAATAATTTAGTTTCTTTCTTAATGACTGTATTTTTCAGTTGA